A region from the Bacillus sp. Marseille-P3661 genome encodes:
- the flgM gene encoding flagellar biosynthesis anti-sigma factor FlgM, whose translation MKINNIGSIHNPYMKQIEKMEKAQKAAAKDKIEISSEAMELQKGSRIETERQEKVAALKAKIQSGEYQVNPREVAKKMYEFWN comes from the coding sequence ATGAAAATAAATAATATAGGTTCGATACACAATCCTTATATGAAACAAATTGAGAAAATGGAAAAAGCTCAAAAAGCAGCTGCTAAGGATAAAATTGAGATCTCGTCTGAAGCTATGGAGCTTCAAAAAGGAAGCCGCATTGAGACAGAACGACAGGAAAAAGTGGCAGCATTAAAGGCAAAGATCCAATCAGGGGAATACCAAGTGAATCCACGAGAAGTCGCAAAGAAAATGTATGAATTCTGGAATTAA
- a CDS encoding flagellar protein FlgN, with product MAAEPLIQTLNKILLLHKSFNKIAKQKTEVIKAGDTDALNALIKEERKHIQAIQKFENERQKLSKDYLSTFDCEVANPTISDCMQFANVTEKQKLSQIKEDLQTQVKFLSERNELNQQLLQQSLQFVNMSLDILRPDIDTYNYGRPGKAHQYEEGRSIFNSKA from the coding sequence GTGGCTGCAGAACCATTAATTCAAACGCTCAATAAAATACTGCTTTTGCATAAAAGTTTCAATAAGATTGCAAAACAAAAGACGGAAGTAATTAAAGCTGGGGACACTGATGCCCTAAATGCACTTATAAAAGAAGAGAGAAAGCATATTCAAGCTATTCAAAAGTTTGAAAATGAGCGGCAGAAATTATCAAAGGACTATTTGTCTACTTTTGATTGTGAAGTAGCCAATCCTACCATTTCAGATTGTATGCAGTTTGCAAATGTAACTGAAAAACAAAAGTTATCTCAAATTAAGGAAGACCTACAAACTCAAGTTAAATTTTTATCTGAAAGAAACGAGCTAAATCAACAACTACTGCAACAGTCATTGCAGTTCGTTAATATGTCATTAGATATTCTAAGACCGGATATTGATACTTACAATTACGGGCGGCCAGGTAAAGCTCATCAATATGAAGAAGGTCGTTCTATTTTTAATTCAAAAGCTTAA